A window of Christiangramia forsetii KT0803 contains these coding sequences:
- a CDS encoding N-acetylneuraminate synthase family protein, translating into MLVIAEVGQAHEGSLGMALSYIGALAEAGVDAVKFQVHIAEAESSILEPFRIKFSEQDKTRFDYWKRMEFSTDEWKLIKKTCEDNNVEFLASPFSNAAVDLLEEVGVKRYKIGSGEVNNFLLLEKIAKTGKQVIISSGMSSFDELDATVSFLRERKISFSLLQCTTSYPTTPANYGLNVIQELKQRYKVKVGYSDHSSKIETCIAATAMGAEILEFHAVFSRKSFGPDVSSSLELSEIRMLVAAIRNISTALNEPVSKADNSKYSGLKQIFEKSLAVNKDLRKGEIIKFEHLEAKKPKEYGIDASQFDQVIGKKIANDINRFDFLTWSHLAE; encoded by the coding sequence ATGTTAGTAATCGCTGAGGTTGGTCAGGCACATGAAGGTAGTCTTGGTATGGCTCTATCTTATATAGGTGCACTTGCTGAGGCAGGGGTTGATGCAGTTAAATTCCAGGTACATATTGCCGAGGCGGAAAGCAGTATTCTTGAACCTTTCCGAATTAAATTTTCTGAACAGGATAAAACCAGGTTTGACTACTGGAAACGAATGGAGTTTAGTACTGATGAATGGAAATTAATAAAAAAGACCTGTGAAGATAACAATGTGGAGTTTCTGGCTTCGCCTTTTAGCAATGCTGCGGTAGATCTATTGGAGGAAGTTGGGGTTAAGCGTTATAAAATTGGTTCAGGGGAAGTGAATAATTTTCTTCTTCTGGAAAAAATAGCTAAAACCGGTAAACAAGTTATTATTTCTTCAGGAATGAGCTCTTTTGATGAGCTTGATGCTACGGTGAGCTTTTTAAGGGAAAGAAAAATAAGCTTTTCTCTTTTACAATGTACCACCTCCTACCCAACAACACCTGCAAACTATGGTCTTAATGTAATTCAGGAATTAAAGCAGCGCTATAAGGTAAAAGTAGGATATTCAGACCATTCATCAAAAATAGAAACTTGTATCGCCGCTACTGCCATGGGTGCTGAAATTCTTGAATTTCATGCTGTTTTTAGTCGTAAAAGTTTTGGGCCGGATGTTTCTTCTTCACTTGAATTAAGTGAAATTAGAATGCTGGTGGCTGCAATTAGAAATATATCTACGGCCTTGAATGAACCTGTAAGTAAGGCCGATAATTCGAAATATTCAGGCTTAAAGCAAATTTTTGAAAAATCACTTGCCGTAAATAAAGATTTGCGTAAAGGAGAGATCATAAAATTCGAGCATCTTGAGGCTAAAAAACCTAAAGAATATGGAATTGATGCTTCACAATTTGACCAAGTGATAGGAAAAAAAATTGCTAATGATATAAATAGATTTGACTTTCTAACCTGGTCCCATTTGGCCGAATAA
- a CDS encoding SAM-dependent methyltransferase — protein sequence MIINKIASKQYRKFSSAEGSQYICSEYALSRVLKIIKIFRPERILEVGLGIGTISDSILKAFSNNYYPEVYGTERNDFCLNQLPKNIGKDFKKLKVYHSMQEIPEDICFDLIIIDGKESDLKSLQKNLKNNAIIIIEGDRKDQTQLLKNIFSGSKFVHSITSKKNNSYSNRSSDHFQGGLKIIFVNPNLKQNLYWVILKISAKIHFQFRKLV from the coding sequence ATGATAATAAATAAAATTGCCAGTAAGCAATATCGAAAATTTTCTTCTGCTGAAGGCAGCCAGTATATATGTAGTGAATATGCTTTAAGCAGAGTATTAAAGATCATTAAAATATTTAGACCTGAAAGAATTTTGGAGGTAGGACTTGGGATAGGAACAATTTCAGATTCTATCCTAAAAGCGTTTTCAAATAATTATTATCCGGAAGTTTATGGAACGGAGAGAAATGATTTTTGTTTAAATCAGCTTCCAAAAAATATAGGGAAGGATTTCAAAAAATTAAAAGTTTACCATTCAATGCAGGAAATACCGGAAGATATATGTTTTGATCTGATCATTATTGACGGTAAAGAATCAGATCTCAAATCTTTACAAAAAAACCTAAAAAATAATGCCATTATAATTATTGAAGGGGATAGAAAAGACCAGACTCAGCTTCTTAAAAATATTTTCTCTGGTTCAAAATTTGTACATTCGATAACAAGTAAGAAAAACAATTCTTATTCCAATAGATCGTCAGATCATTTTCAGGGAGGATTAAAAATAATTTTTGTAAATCCCAATTTAAAACAAAATCTCTATTGGGTGATATTAAAAATTTCGGCGAAAATTCACTTTCAATTTCGAAAATTGGTTTAA
- the neuC gene encoding UDP-N-acetylglucosamine 2-epimerase, translating to MQNKRKICVVVTARPSYSRIKSALQAIKGHPDLELQLVIAGSALLDRYGNAADFIQKDGFEASAKVYMVLEGENPTTMAKTTGIGLMELTNVFYNLKPDAVITIADRFETIATSIAAAYQNIPLIHIQGGEVTGNIDEKVRHANTKLADLHFVSSEDARDRVIKLGEEPAKVINTGCPSIDLVKQIESEIELNFDPLQKYGGVGKNIDWKKGYLVVMQHPVTTEYESSRAHIEETLKAVHKSGLPTFWFWPNVDAGSDGTSNGIRTYREQNDPENIHFFKNMEPLDFLRLLKFSKLLIGNSSVGIRESSYLGLPVINIGNRQNRRLRANNVTDLDYDRMKILAAIEEISKIDHFEISSIYGNGESGKKIANILASVDLCSSKTITY from the coding sequence ATGCAAAATAAAAGAAAGATCTGTGTAGTTGTTACCGCACGCCCATCCTATAGTAGGATCAAATCTGCCTTGCAGGCCATAAAAGGGCATCCAGATCTGGAGTTACAGCTAGTGATAGCAGGTTCAGCCTTGCTGGATCGCTATGGCAATGCCGCAGATTTTATCCAGAAAGACGGATTTGAGGCTTCTGCGAAGGTATATATGGTGCTTGAAGGAGAAAATCCAACTACGATGGCTAAAACTACTGGGATAGGCCTAATGGAGCTTACAAATGTATTTTATAATTTAAAACCGGATGCAGTGATTACCATTGCTGATCGTTTTGAAACTATTGCCACCTCTATTGCGGCAGCTTACCAAAATATACCTTTAATTCATATTCAGGGGGGAGAGGTAACCGGAAATATTGATGAAAAAGTAAGGCATGCCAATACCAAATTAGCCGATTTGCATTTTGTTTCCAGTGAAGATGCCAGGGATCGGGTTATTAAGTTGGGAGAGGAACCGGCTAAAGTGATTAACACCGGATGCCCATCAATTGACCTGGTTAAACAGATTGAAAGCGAAATAGAGCTAAATTTTGATCCTCTTCAGAAATACGGTGGAGTAGGTAAAAATATTGACTGGAAAAAAGGTTACCTGGTGGTGATGCAACATCCGGTTACAACTGAATATGAAAGTTCAAGAGCGCATATAGAAGAAACTTTAAAAGCTGTACATAAAAGTGGTTTGCCAACATTCTGGTTTTGGCCTAATGTTGATGCCGGATCTGATGGGACTTCCAATGGTATTCGTACTTACCGGGAGCAGAATGATCCGGAAAACATCCATTTTTTTAAAAATATGGAACCTCTGGATTTTTTACGCTTACTTAAATTTTCAAAGCTTCTTATTGGTAACTCCAGTGTGGGAATTAGAGAATCCAGTTATCTTGGTCTGCCGGTGATCAATATTGGAAACCGGCAGAATAGAAGACTACGTGCAAATAATGTTACTGATCTTGATTATGACCGAATGAAAATACTTGCTGCGATAGAAGAGATCTCAAAAATTGACCATTTTGAAATATCTTCGATTTATGGAAATGGAGAATCCGGAAAGAAGATAGCTAATATACTCGCTTCTGTAGATCTGTGTTCATCAAAAACCATCACCTATTAA
- a CDS encoding cytidylyltransferase domain-containing protein codes for MRILGLIPARGGSKGIPRKNIKKLGGQPLLKYTIDSGKRSRYLSKLILSSEDSGIIEVAKSLGLEVPFVRPGDLSRDATPSLDVLKHALKFYADQDENFEAVCLLQTTTPFRRDTLIDEAIEKFIDGDYDSVISVREIPAEFNPHWAFEAHDGVLKIATGESTPITRRQDLPKTYHRDGAIYITKTEVILNSNSLLGDNIGFIDVSAQDYVNLDTMEDWKKAEEILKKRN; via the coding sequence ATGAGAATACTCGGTTTAATTCCAGCTAGGGGAGGAAGCAAAGGCATTCCCCGAAAAAATATTAAGAAATTGGGTGGGCAGCCCCTATTAAAGTATACTATTGATTCTGGGAAGAGATCTAGATATTTATCCAAATTAATTCTCAGTTCAGAAGATTCAGGCATCATAGAAGTTGCAAAGAGTTTAGGACTTGAAGTTCCATTTGTTCGGCCTGGCGATCTATCAAGGGATGCCACTCCCAGCCTGGATGTTTTAAAACATGCTTTAAAATTTTATGCTGATCAGGATGAAAACTTTGAAGCGGTTTGCCTCTTGCAAACTACAACACCTTTTAGAAGAGATACTTTAATTGATGAAGCTATCGAAAAATTTATTGATGGCGATTATGATTCTGTAATAAGTGTTCGAGAAATACCTGCAGAATTTAACCCCCACTGGGCTTTTGAAGCTCATGATGGGGTCCTAAAGATAGCCACCGGAGAATCTACTCCTATTACTAGAAGGCAGGATCTTCCTAAGACCTATCATCGTGATGGCGCTATTTATATTACAAAGACTGAGGTTATTTTAAATTCTAATTCTCTTCTTGGTGATAATATAGGTTTTATCGATGTAAGCGCTCAGGATTATGTGAATTTGGATACCATGGAAGACTGGAAGAAAGCCGAAGAAATATTGAAAAAAAGAAATTAA
- the asnB gene encoding asparagine synthase (glutamine-hydrolyzing), which produces MCGIAGIIGNGIQESEVEEMLLSIAHRGPDARGIYKDKGFAVLGHNRLSIIDLSHEADQPLTDPTGRYHLSFNGEIYNYQELRREIGARYTFRTSSDTEVLLASYILYGKSCLKRLNGMFAFAIWDSKEKKLFAARDRFGVKPFYYSNISNKFLFASEIKAIRYVKSVGPNESVWANYFCFGSYGSPSETFYKDINQLPGGHFIEYENSTLSIDKWYDFAEQIGNIPNNFSTAQIKEKYRELLIDSIKLRFRADVEVGFNISGGIDSSLLLALVNDYNSSKRTRAFTFYTGAERYDELPWVESMIRQTGNPLEKVKFSAVEVPEYAKLLSDGQEEPFGGIPTIAYSKIFKMANQARLKVLMDGQGMDEQWAGYDYYNSQHDSVVQGTGNSSSFKPNVLKSDFANLAKKSEYPTPFNSRLQNSQYRDLFYTKLPRALRFNDRISMSYSTELREPFLDYRLVELAFSIPDNMKINGKTHKYLLREIIKEFVPNKISEAPKRALQTPQREWLGKDLVAFVNESFANLESSVFQSWFDHDMIQKEWEQYKNGSKANSFFIWQWINTSLIASDIQKTT; this is translated from the coding sequence ATGTGTGGGATCGCCGGAATTATCGGAAATGGAATTCAGGAGTCTGAGGTTGAAGAAATGCTTCTCTCCATAGCGCATCGTGGTCCTGATGCCAGGGGAATATATAAAGATAAGGGATTTGCTGTTTTAGGACATAATCGTCTTTCAATCATTGATCTTTCGCATGAAGCGGATCAGCCTTTGACGGATCCCACAGGCCGTTACCACCTAAGTTTTAATGGAGAGATATACAACTATCAAGAATTAAGAAGAGAAATAGGCGCAAGATATACTTTCAGAACCAGTTCAGACACCGAAGTTTTACTGGCATCTTATATTCTCTACGGGAAAAGTTGCCTGAAAAGACTGAATGGTATGTTTGCTTTTGCCATCTGGGACAGTAAGGAGAAAAAACTTTTTGCGGCTCGTGATCGTTTCGGGGTGAAACCTTTTTATTATAGCAATATCAGTAACAAATTTCTTTTTGCGAGCGAAATAAAAGCTATTCGCTACGTAAAATCTGTAGGCCCCAATGAAAGTGTATGGGCTAATTATTTTTGTTTTGGTTCTTATGGCTCTCCTTCAGAAACTTTTTATAAAGATATAAATCAATTACCTGGTGGCCATTTTATTGAATATGAGAATTCCACCCTGTCTATTGATAAATGGTATGATTTTGCTGAGCAGATCGGGAATATTCCAAATAATTTCTCAACAGCCCAAATTAAAGAGAAATACCGGGAATTGCTTATTGATTCAATTAAGTTAAGGTTTCGGGCAGATGTTGAGGTTGGATTCAATATTAGTGGAGGTATAGACAGTTCTTTGTTGCTTGCCCTGGTTAATGATTATAACAGTAGTAAAAGAACAAGAGCTTTTACATTCTATACGGGTGCTGAACGTTATGATGAATTGCCGTGGGTAGAAAGTATGATAAGACAAACCGGAAATCCTTTAGAAAAGGTGAAATTCAGTGCTGTTGAAGTACCCGAATATGCAAAATTATTGAGTGATGGTCAGGAGGAGCCTTTTGGCGGTATCCCCACCATAGCCTATTCAAAAATTTTTAAAATGGCAAACCAGGCAAGACTTAAGGTTTTAATGGATGGTCAGGGAATGGATGAACAATGGGCGGGATATGATTATTATAATTCTCAACATGATTCGGTAGTGCAGGGTACCGGAAATTCCAGCTCCTTTAAACCAAATGTCCTTAAAAGTGATTTTGCGAATCTTGCCAAAAAATCAGAGTATCCAACACCTTTTAACTCTCGTTTACAAAATTCGCAATATCGTGATCTGTTTTATACCAAACTGCCAAGGGCATTGAGATTCAACGATCGTATTTCTATGTCTTATAGTACAGAGCTAAGAGAGCCTTTTCTTGATTATAGATTGGTAGAACTGGCATTTTCTATTCCGGACAATATGAAGATTAATGGAAAAACACATAAGTATTTATTACGTGAAATTATTAAGGAATTTGTGCCGAATAAAATTTCAGAAGCTCCCAAAAGAGCACTACAAACTCCACAAAGGGAATGGTTAGGGAAGGATCTGGTTGCTTTTGTAAATGAAAGTTTTGCAAACCTGGAGAGCTCGGTTTTTCAAAGCTGGTTTGATCATGATATGATCCAAAAAGAATGGGAACAATATAAAAATGGATCAAAAGCCAATAGTTTTTTTATCTGGCAATGGATAAACACAAGTCTTATAGCTTCCGATATTCAGAAAACTACTTAG